Genomic window (Candidatus Nitrosocosmicus franklandus):
TCATGTCATGTTAGTAATAATGTTGGTCATTAACTTTTAGTTAGCGAGCTAGAGCAGAAGGAGAAGAGCAAAGTGGTCGTGTTAATGGGAAAGAAATATTCTACGACTTAGTTGAGCGAGATTAGAATAGAGGCAATATGTTTAGAAGAGTACATAGCTAACGCCTCTATTCTTATGCATATATTTTTTATCTTCCCGGCCCTTGTGTCAAGTCTAGAAGATATAAATTATTATATATCATACTATAAAAGATGTGATCATTTGGGTATCCGTATCACGTCGATTTGCAAGAATGCCTTATGCATGTGGTTCTCGATTCAGTAAAGAAGCACTTGACACATTCTAAAAAGACCCCGGGTAACTAATTATTGTACCATTTTGATACCTATGGATGAATGAAGTTTCCAGAGATCTTGATCGTAATTATTCTGTAAATAGACTGGTCTATAACCGTATAAATTAGAACATGTTCCTGTTTTCCCCGCTTAGCTGGATATATGATTTTATTTTTATTCTAGACATACAAATCGTGCTCATTAACTTCCAAAATTCTTTCTGAATTTCTGGGTTTTAGTGCCACTAGAATGCCGCATTGTAATTTGCATTATATGATTTAGGGAAACAAAATACTGTTACTTGGTTTAGTCATGACCTTGACCGAAAATCTCATACACTAGTATATATTGTCTCTACCGAACTTATCGGTAGATAGATTTAATGATACATAGATATTTTCCACCTGATCGAGATCCATACATCAGTCAATCATTCGTTCTCTTATACTCTAGTTCATGTAGATAAGGAACCTTTCTAATATTGCACAATTCTCTAATTTTGAATGATAACTTTTGTGAGTCTATTTCAAGAATTTTGATTTATATCACTTGTCTTTATCTTGACGTAATTCGTAATGTTTAAGAAGTAATTTTTACACTGTAGAAGATCCATTCAAATATAGAAGTAATATAGTTATGCATATATAGTAACGATCTAAATCCTATTTTGTAAGGTTCTCATCTTATGTGTTAAATCAACTTTGGTAAACTGAATACAAAAGTAGAGCCAGGTCTGCCCAAATTATTATATGCCCATATCTTACCACCGTGAGCCTCAACAAGATTCTTGGAAATGTAAAGTCCTAGTCCCGTGCCGATATCAGAATCAGAAACGAATTTTTCAAATAGCTTTGGCAATACATGTGGAGAAATGCCTTTACCACTATCGGATACTTTTACAAAGATATTTTTATTTTCTTCACATGTATTTTTCTGACCCAAACTTTTTTCTCTAATTGTGATATCTATTTTATCATTTCGATTTGAGAACTTTATTGCATTTCCCACAATATTAATGACGATTTGATGCAATCGAGATTTGTCCGCATTTACTATCATCTGCCCATCAATACCATCGCTGATGAGGATGATATTGATGTTTTTATCCCTTATTTTTTGATTTAATTCGATATTAATCGATTCCTTGATCTCTTTAACTAAATCCAGTCCTTCCTTATGTAGCGACAGACTATTATATAGATTAGATTCAATTCTTGAAACATCTAGAAGTTTGCTTATGAGGTCGTCTAATCGTGCAGAATTTCTAGAAATGATTTCAAAATGTTTTTGTAGATGAGTAATGGTTCGATTTAATTGATTATCTGATTTTATCTTTGGATTTTCTAAAAGATCACCAAAAACCTCTGCATCTAATTCCGCATATCCCATTATTGCTTGGGTTGGAGTTCTTAGTTCATGTGCTGCCGTATTGATAAATTCTCTTTCCATTTCTTCACTTTCTACTAATTTTTCATTAGCAATTCTTAGGCTATCGGAGATTTCGGTTTGTGCCCAAAGAGTTTCAAAAATTGATAGATATGAATTTACTGTGGGTTTGCTTGTTGAAAATGTTGTAAAACCAATAGCACCTTCAAATTTTTCTTTGGTATCATCTTTAACTTCAATTGTTATCAAGTTTTTTCTGTCTGTAATCAAGACGATTGAACTGATGCTTTGTTGTCTTACAATCTCTCTTATAGCAATATTTGCAATACTGTTAACTTTTTCTTTTGAGTATTCTAACAGGAGTATTTCTTTGAGTACATCCACAAAAGGACAAAGAATTCTAATTTGGAAATTAGGTTGATTTTTGAGTTTAAATAAATTAAATAGGCCGATTTCAGCTTGTCTTTTTACAGAATTTAAAGAAGGAAAAATGATCAGTATTTCTTCTTGAGCATTTTCAAGTACTTCTAGAAAAATATTTTTTATTTGAAGTTGGTTTTCAAATACCTTCGTATATTCGTCTTCAACACCCATTACTATCTGGTCTACTCTTTGTTTTGCATCTACGCCGCTTCTCCACATTTCCTCAAAGAATAATTGAAAATGTTTGATATACAGGGGTTCTGTGCTGTACAAGATGTTGTCAAACATTTTACCCTGGTCCATTTTTTCAATCGTGCCTTGAAACTGCTTATCAGATACTGCAAAACTCATGGGTGGTAGATTATTTACATGTCTTATTTCTATACCGATGTTTAGAAATTTATTTATGAGGTCTATCTGCTCATTATTCTTATCAATATGTGTTATCCATCGAACAGCCCCTTTTGCCTTTCCTTCTTTGTATTTTGATAGAAGGTCTACATAAGCATTAAAGAGATCCTTGTTTTCGTAAATCATCTTTAAACCACCTATGGTAGAACAATTCGATATTCCATTATCGCTTTTGCTCACTATGCCTAAAATGGTTGAATATACATCTACGGGATTATCAATAATCCTAGTATCTACTTGCAACAATCTTTTCGGTTCAGTCGAGTGTTGAATTTGGTTAGATGAGTATAAATTTTTATTAACGTCTAACGTAAGGCTGTGATTCTCTACGTCTATCTTCCTATTATTTCCATCTATCTCTCTATCAGAATTTAACAAAATGCTGTTAGACGTTACATAATATTTTTCATCTGATAAAAATATTTGTTAAAGAATCTTGTAACGACGTGCCTTTTTGCCAATTTGAATTGCTAAAGAATTTGCAATTACTATATAGTGCCTTCATAAATACTCTTGAGATGTTAAATTTACTTTACAATGTTTTGTAATGATTCTCTACCCTATCTTCTAATCCAATAAAGCATTATTCTCTGCAACTATATATCTAAATTGATAGCCATAAATCAATGGGCCTTTTAATTAAATTATTTCGCAATGATGGGTAGGCTCTTTTACCTTCTATTCCTCATCGCCATCATCTCCTCCTCCACCACCACTACTATCATCGCCATCATCTCCTCCTCCACCACCACTACTATCATCGCCATCATCTCGACCAACACTCTCTGCTATTTCCCCTCCAGAAATTCTTAGAAAATAGTCTGTTGATTGTTCATCCTTCCACTTCAGGGTAAATTCATAGCCCTCAGCTTCGCTCCTAATAACCTCATCGTCTATTTGTAAAGTAAATGTAGATTTATCACCAGCGCTAATAGTAGTAGGATCTGTACCACTTGATTCGTGTCCTACAATTCCACTATCATTGTAAAAAAGCGCAGATATTTCAACTGATTTTGCAGTGTGAGTTCCATTATTTAAGATCTCGCCAACAAGCTGATCAACAAAAGGGTTGTTATAATACTGTTGATTAAGCAATATCATATCAAATTGTTTTATGTTCTGTTGACCCAAGACATCTATATACTGACTTTGATTTAATACCAGCAAAGTTGATAACACAAACGCTAATCCAAAAATCTTAATATTTAGCATTAATCTCATTTTAACTTACAAAATAACTACCCAGTAGAAAAAACTTTTATTGATATTTTTGTGTTCAAAAATTCAGTTATCCCCAATATCATCAAATCATATTCTAGTTGTCATGCTGGGGCAGAATTTTCTAGTGATTTACTATAAATGGATCACAATGGTGACTAATAGGCGGTCTTACGGGTTGCTAGTTTGTCTTCTTTGTTGGATAACGACTATGAATGGGGATAAATTGGTTGATTTCTAATTGTCCGCAGCTTATGGAGTCGATAGTACTCATTTTGGTTTGTTTGTTGTACTTGTAATAGGAGAGGAATTATTTTTTTTTGGTTATTTCAAAATTTCGGCTAAGAATGAGAACTTATCAGAGAATTAATTTGCCATAGACCTAATTTGTTATATTGTACACCATGATCAGATTCTTTGAAACATCAGTTCAAGAGTTTTTTTGCAAAATCCTACATCTTCCTACATATACTTCCTCTCTGAATTCAAAGTTTAACTGAAATAGAATAAAAACCGCCCAACAAACAAAAAAATTGATAATTAGGATGTTATTAGCAATAGATATTGTCGAATAAAGTTTATAGAGCATATTCATATATGATAAAATAAATAGTAATCCCCTCGTGTCGATCCTTACATTAAGATTTACTTCATTCAATTGACTGTTATTTCTATTTTGATATTGTAATCAGGTAAAGTGAATTTAATTGCAAGTTCCAACAGTGAAATTAATGTATGGGGATATCGATCATGTTCGATGATTATTATGGTTGTTAATGCCTATACTTTACATGCTGTATACTTACATCGAAATAGTCTTTATATTTACATACAGGGTAATAAGGTTAAAGACTAATTATCGCCGATAAAGTTATTACTGCTATTCCCAATAGGATGCATCAAGAGAATTGCCCATCTGTTTTGAAGAGTATCCATAGGATAGTACGAAACAAGCATCATTTCTTGGTTTACCTTCTCAAGGAGAGAGCCAGACTTTCCCTCTATGGCATTCCGATAGCTCTTTAAATTGGAAAATGATTCGTTGTCGTCTACAAAATTCCTTATTTCAGAATCTGCTATCTTTGTATCATTAGAATCAACAAGCACCACTCGTTGACCTTGAGGTATATTATAGGACTGAAGTTCTTTATTTAGCATGTCTAGATTGATAGAACCTGCTATGATTCCTGTCAAATTGCTTCCTTCATTAAAATTACTATCGCTATTTGCAAAAACTGGAACTGCTATGATCGCCCGCTTTAGGCCAGAAGAAGTAGAGGTTATTATGTCTCCCAGATATGTATCATTAGAAGCTCTTGCCCCTTTGAAATATTCGCGGAACCCAAGATTATTCTTTGTTTGGTTACTTTGTAAGGAATAAGGCTCCATAAAGTATGTGTCACCATTGGGAAGAATGAACGATATTCCTGCAATTACTGGATAATAAGAGATTACTTTCTGTGCAATTATTCTTTTTTGTATGTCTGAATCAGATGGGATGCCGTGAAGTGAATCCATAGTTGTATTTAATAACTTGGTATTGGGCATAGATTTCATTTCAGGCATGTTACTTGCAAATTCTAACATGGAGGCTGCTCCTTGAAGTTTACTTTCTAAACTGTAGGCTAGTATCTTTAGGATTAATAGATTGTTATTATTACTAGTGGTTAGATTATTCAAATTAAAGTCTGTTAGGTTGATAAGAGTATTGTTTGCAGAAATTGAAAAATCATTATATGGTACTGTTATTAGTATCAATAAAGTGGTTAAAGTAAAAAAGGATAGTATAGTTACTAATGTCGATCTTTCTGAATAAGATTTCAAATTCAAGTATGCTATTTTAAAATAATCCTGCTTATTAGTTGTTCTACTATAGTTCTAGATATTTTGGTACATAGGGTGACTACCTATAAAAAGAGTGAATATTTTGGCTAATGTTGCTGATACTTTTCTACCATAAATAGGAGGACTAAAATCATTCCTTTACTCTGTGATTTCATTTTTGGTATTGCAAATATTCCCGACTTTCTATCTGCTG
Coding sequences:
- a CDS encoding sensor histidine kinase, translated to MLNSDREIDGNNRKIDVENHSLTLDVNKNLYSSNQIQHSTEPKRLLQVDTRIIDNPVDVYSTILGIVSKSDNGISNCSTIGGLKMIYENKDLFNAYVDLLSKYKEGKAKGAVRWITHIDKNNEQIDLINKFLNIGIEIRHVNNLPPMSFAVSDKQFQGTIEKMDQGKMFDNILYSTEPLYIKHFQLFFEEMWRSGVDAKQRVDQIVMGVEDEYTKVFENQLQIKNIFLEVLENAQEEILIIFPSLNSVKRQAEIGLFNLFKLKNQPNFQIRILCPFVDVLKEILLLEYSKEKVNSIANIAIREIVRQQSISSIVLITDRKNLITIEVKDDTKEKFEGAIGFTTFSTSKPTVNSYLSIFETLWAQTEISDSLRIANEKLVESEEMEREFINTAAHELRTPTQAIMGYAELDAEVFGDLLENPKIKSDNQLNRTITHLQKHFEIISRNSARLDDLISKLLDVSRIESNLYNSLSLHKEGLDLVKEIKESINIELNQKIRDKNINIILISDGIDGQMIVNADKSRLHQIVINIVGNAIKFSNRNDKIDITIREKSLGQKNTCEENKNIFVKVSDSGKGISPHVLPKLFEKFVSDSDIGTGLGLYISKNLVEAHGGKIWAYNNLGRPGSTFVFSLPKLI
- a CDS encoding cache domain-containing protein; translation: MKSYSERSTLVTILSFFTLTTLLILITVPYNDFSISANNTLINLTDFNLNNLTTSNNNNLLILKILAYSLESKLQGAASMLEFASNMPEMKSMPNTKLLNTTMDSLHGIPSDSDIQKRIIAQKVISYYPVIAGISFILPNGDTYFMEPYSLQSNQTKNNLGFREYFKGARASNDTYLGDIITSTSSGLKRAIIAVPVFANSDSNFNEGSNLTGIIAGSINLDMLNKELQSYNIPQGQRVVLVDSNDTKIADSEIRNFVDDNESFSNLKSYRNAIEGKSGSLLEKVNQEMMLVSYYPMDTLQNRWAILLMHPIGNSSNNFIGDN